CCGTTCCCGTCGCGCCCGCGATCGGCGCGGAAGATCTGCCCGGCGCAGCCGGCATCATGCGTACGACGCTTGCCGGCATCATGGGCAACGCTACGCGCGATGCCGGTGCTCAAGTGCGGCTCGGTGTGAGCTTCGAGACGCTCACGCAGGACGGCGATGGCGTCGATGTGCTGTTCACCGACGGCAGCCGCAGCCGCTACGATCTCGTGATCGGCGCGGACGGCGTCAATTCGGCGGTGCGAAAACACGTGTTGCCGGACTTTGCCGGCCCGAAGTTCACAGGCCAGGGATCGTGGCGCGCGATCGTGCCGCGCCTCAGCGAGAACTCAACGATCTACATGGGCAAGACGACCAAGGCCGGGATGAATCCCATCAGTGCGACGGAGTGTTACCTGTTCGTGCTCGACAAGCGCGAAGGCATGGACTTCATTGCGCCGAACGAATGGCCGCGCATGCTGGCCGATCTGCTGGCCGAATTCGGCGGCGCGGTCGGCGAGTTCCGCGAGGGTCTGCTCGATGGTTCGCTGGCGAATCACCGGCTACTGTATCGCCCGCTTGCCGGCCATATGATCGACGCTCCCTGGCACAAGGGCCGCGTCGTGCTGCTCGGCGACGCGGTGCACGCGACCACGCCGCATCTCGCATCGGGTGCGGGGATCGCCGTCGAAGGCGCAATCGTGCTCGCAGAGGAACTCGGGCGCCGCCATTCGCTAGAAGGCGCGATGATCGCGTACGCCGGCCGCCACTACGATCGCGCGCGCCTCGTCGTGACGACGTCCGGGCGCATGGGGGAAATCGAACGCGAAGGCGGCTCGCGCGACGAACATACACGGCTGATGG
The genomic region above belongs to Paraburkholderia sp. HP33-1 and contains:
- a CDS encoding FAD-dependent oxidoreductase, with the protein product MALVNKVLIIGGGIGGMSAAILLSRQGIAVDLVELNPQWAADGAGITISGPTLRALREVGVVDEVLRMGGSWHAVDICDANGRPDVTVPVAPAIGAEDLPGAAGIMRTTLAGIMGNATRDAGAQVRLGVSFETLTQDGDGVDVLFTDGSRSRYDLVIGADGVNSAVRKHVLPDFAGPKFTGQGSWRAIVPRLSENSTIYMGKTTKAGMNPISATECYLFVLDKREGMDFIAPNEWPRMLADLLAEFGGAVGEFREGLLDGSLANHRLLYRPLAGHMIDAPWHKGRVVLLGDAVHATTPHLASGAGIAVEGAIVLAEELGRRHSLEGAMIAYAGRHYDRARLVVTTSGRMGEIEREGGSRDEHTRLMVAAQQALRQPL